Below is a genomic region from Megalopta genalis isolate 19385.01 chromosome 10, iyMegGena1_principal, whole genome shotgun sequence.
GTAACTACACATTTCTAGATAATGCCATTTATAATGTAACGAAATTTGTAAAGCAGATACCGACCTGCCTGAAACCATAAAGTCATATCAAATATACTTTATCATATCTATTCTGCCGTAATTAGGTGTCATTTTCTGTTTTGTTTTCTCGTAAATTGACCTTAAAGTCCATAGATAGTTGCGTATTTCGTTTACTTCGTTAAAAATTTGATATTATTTAtctgaataataataaacagaaaaatcgtGGTATATAAGGAGTGGGCGAGACGGATGGAATTAATTGCTCCGTGACAGCTCCTAGTTGGAATTCTATAAAAACGTCTAATCGGCGATCTTCACTGATAAATCATTACGTATAGTTGCACTTACACTAGTGGGTGGAGCTGTTGCATCCAATCTGCAATACTGCAATATCATTTTGTTTCATCCGATCTATTTGAAAACAATATTGAACAGTAAGACTGTTAAAATGGTCATCGGGCGAGCTTTGCATTTTGTGTTTAAAATACCGAATCGGAAGTTGACAACAAAATTCTATAGAGAAATTCTTGGGATGAAGGTTAGTTGGCATTGATTGTTTAAATCAGTACATTATTatgtactattatatattattattatatagaatatttttataggTATTACGCCACGAAGAATTTGCCGATGGTTGTGATGCCGCTTGCAACGGGTTCGTAATTTTGTTTTAAACTGtggaattataaataaatttcataCGACTATTCTGTATACATTTGTAGACCATATGCAAATCGGTGGAGCAAAACGATGATAGGATATGGTCCAGAGGATACTCATTTCGTGATAGAGTTGACTTACAATTACGGAATTAAGGAATATGAACGTGGTAATGATTTTCAGGGTATAACAATTAAATCCAAAGAAGCTATTGAAAGAGCACGTTCAAGTGGTTGGCCTATAAGTgaagaaaatggaaaatttatTCTTGAAGCACCAGGTGGATACAAGTATTATCTAATTAATGAGTCTCAGCCTAAGGATAAAGGtattaaggaaaaacaataaaacattttcttgccatttatttatacattaatttatatatatatatatactattataaaatatatatattttaaactgTAGATCCAGTTGAGAAGGTAACTTTGTCTAGTTTTGATCTTCAAAAAACCATCGCATACTGGAAAGATATACTGAAATTGAAAGTATTTAATGAAACAGACAAAAGCATATTGTTGGGCTACACTGATGATCAGGCTAAACTTGAATTCCAAGATATTGGTAAGAGCTTTGAGGCAATCATTTATAATGGATGTACTATgaatagaaaataatttatcgTGTGTTTTCAGGAACCAAAGTTGATCATGCTAAAGCTTATGGGCGTATAGCGTTCTCTGTTCCTCATGGTGAGCAGCCAGAAATTCAAAAGAGAATCAAGGATCATGGAAATGTAATATTGACAGACTTAATCACACTAGATACACCAGGAAAGGCTTCTGTAAGGGTCATCATCCTCGCCGATCCAGTAAGTGCAATTACATAAATTCTTTATATTGCATTGCACTTAGTGAAAACAAGTGCCAATTGTGTGATCAAATATTTTAGGATGGTCATGAGATTTGTTTTGTGGATGATGAAGGATTCCGTCAGTTATCAGTTCCAGACTATCCCAGTGAACAAATTTTGGACAGATATATCGCCAGAGAGGAATAAATTCAGTATATGTCCTGCAAATTACAGATTTCAGTATTTTTGTAAATGTTGGCCGTTGTGCTAAcaattatttatacttttaaagAGCTATTAATTATGAAGATGAAGGTTTGCACTACAAATTGGTTCCAACTAAAAAGGGATCAATTTTCATGTTTACTTATAATCATTATAACATTTGttgtatattttatagtttGTTCAAATATTGCATAgtttttatgtatatattgGTGAAGGTTGTTACTGTGAATAAACTGAAAGTTTTATTATGAATTACGTTCTCATGATTACATGAAATGATATCCACATAAGGTCATGAACAGTGACCCTATGTCACGTGTAGACATTGCGATTTCAAAGAAAATTATACAGATAACATTCTCAGTAGTAGTGCAGCTGTGAGACAAAAGTTTTCTTTGATAAAGAAAACTGTACGCATATCCGTCCTTATTTGCGCATTCTGGTTTCAACAGTTCATTGAAGACGACAAAACTACGTTCAGTAACTATGAGATATAAAacgttattatttctttttctcgcACTTTGTGCCATTGGTAAGTGTTAATAGTGTACTTTTTATAATATATCAACAAGTATAGCAAGGAAGGAAAATTTTGTACTTGTTTCATTTATCAATAGTCATGTGTATTTTCTTCTATAGGTATTATCGATGCAAAAAAGATCAATTCGAGTAGATCTCGTAGTTCCAGTAGATCTCGTAGTTCCAGTTCTCGCGGATCCAATTCACATGGTTCCTCGAGTTCTCGTGGTGGTTCCCATGGTAGCAGTTCTAGTGGTGGTTCCTATAGTAGCAGTTCTCGTGGTGGTTCCCATGATAGCAATTCTCATGGTTCCACTGATTCTCATAGTTCCAGTGGTATGTGCAATATTCTCGATACATCCAGTAGTATTTCTATTCCtagatatttaattaatatgaaACTTATTTTGGATTTGGAAACTCAAGAGGTAGAGTGTCTGTCTCTCATTCATCACATATGATACATTGTATCATCACttattttttatacaatatgTTATGAACATTATAGCATATCACACAATTCTAGGCAATGGCCAACGTCATCAAACCACGAACGTTAATACAAATTTCCTGAATGCCGAAGGTGGAGGAGCTACACGGCCAGGTAAATTCTACATATTTGAAATACAGAATTCATTATATAAATCGTGAGGAGTGACTGCACGCTGATTTTTCGCAGAAACATCACATCCATCGTCGACACGTCCACAAACAGGTCAAATTGTTCATCATGATAAATTAGGAACTATAACAGAATCGAAACAAAGTGCGCCTCCTTACGCACCGTCTGCAGGAATAACCACAGTTCCCAAACAAGGTATATTTACCAGAAGTTACATTGATAAAATAACATATCGCaaaatataaagtatataaCCATTACCCAGGTTCCAACCAACCAAATAGTCCAAGTCAACCGCATCCTCTAGGCAACCATCATCGACATAATTCGGCTCAAACACATACAGTGAACAGTTCTCAGCCCAATTCCAATCAACCAAATAGGCCGAGCCAAACGAGTCTTCCATGGAGTCATCCTTCTTCAACTTCTAATCACCCAGCGTCACAGGGTCTTCCACCTCCTCCAATCGGGTTTAAAAATCACGTGTATCCATCTTATTCTCCTCCGATTCATCAGCAAAATTCGATGCCAATGGGAAATCCGTACGCTCTACATTATTCGGGAAACGTCCAGACTACCGGACCAATTTACAATCCACAACCCCAAATGTTTGCACAACCTGCGATGCAGCCATTTGTTCCTGGTCAAACAGTGTTAATCATGCAACCAGATCATGGCAGTGGTCGAAATATAGGAGACATGGTTAAAGAAGCGCTTATATATTCTACAATCAACGCGGGAATAAATAGGCTGATCAATCCTGTTCATACTCGTGTGGAAAGCAAACCGGACAGTCCTCCAACGACTACAACTCACATTACATACAACAATTACTATACAGATAGTACTGTTCCACAAGGAACCGTTAACGGCGGTATTGGTACGGTTCCTGCTGGAAATATTCCAACTGGAAACATTGCAACTGGAAACATGGCAAATGGAAACGGAGTTGCACCGACAATGCAATCTACTCCAACAACAAAGAATCAAACTAATTTATCTGCTGGTTCCAACCTCAACAACAATGCACTCTACAAGATTTCTGATAATGAAATCTTCAAAATAACGGAAGACATGTTCGCGATGTCAAACGACATAtctaaatacataaaattaaatttgCAGAAACAGTCTACATCGACCAACGTGACGGATGAAGCTAAACAGCCGTACGTCGAAATAATTGTTTTGGCTAGTTAATGTCGAGATTCCCTGATGCCGTCTTTGTTTTTTCGTTTTTAATGTCATTTTATAGCTTGTTCCAGGTAGACCCAGCGGTGTTGGCATATCCTTCGATTTACGTAACGCATACTTTGTATGATAATTACGAACACGACTTTCAACAAAAGATAAATCGCACTCAAGGAATAAGAGAACATGAGAACCTTTTGATAGACACATACTTGAATACGAACGTGATGGCGATGGCTATGCAATGGCTAGGGGATCGTGGATTCATCGATCCCGACGACTTTGAAAGAAAAGACGTGCTTCGACGTATCTGGTTTACGACCTTCAGCGGAAGCACATGCGGATTCGAACGCGTATTCGAGTCAGAAAATTATGGCACTGCGATCATTGGCGTTCAAGATTGGCTGTATTTTGCGAATCGAGAATCCTCGATGCGTATAAATTACATGGGCTACATGAATCAATTGAAACTTGGAAATGTAAGTAACTAAGCAAACGCTCGGTGCAAAATTATTACTGGAAGTAGAACGTTCTGCATTCATGGTACCAATCGTTACTTTTCAGAATGCTTCTTTATTGAAACTGAACTTCGAAATGGACGGAATCGTCAGACCAAACGCGACAATATTCGTGGGTACTACACCTGAACTGGAAATGGCGTTGTACACGATATGTTTCTACGTGAGATCTAACGATCTATGCCCGATTTCGCTCGGTGGGACAAGATTCGACATTTACACCCATTCGTTTTTGTATTTTGGAAACTTAGTTCT
It encodes:
- the LOC117220018 gene encoding glyoxalase domain-containing protein 4, whose protein sequence is MVIGRALHFVFKIPNRKLTTKFYREILGMKVLRHEEFADGCDAACNGPYANRWSKTMIGYGPEDTHFVIELTYNYGIKEYERGNDFQGITIKSKEAIERARSSGWPISEENGKFILEAPGGYKYYLINESQPKDKDPVEKVTLSSFDLQKTIAYWKDILKLKVFNETDKSILLGYTDDQAKLEFQDIGTKVDHAKAYGRIAFSVPHGEQPEIQKRIKDHGNVILTDLITLDTPGKASVRVIILADPDGHEICFVDDEGFRQLSVPDYPSEQILDRYIAREE
- the LOC117220007 gene encoding uncharacterized protein LOC117220007 → MRYKTLLFLFLALCAIGIIDAKKINSSRSRSSSRSRSSSSRGSNSHGSSSSRGGSHGSSSSGGSYSSSSRGGSHDSNSHGSTDSHSSSGNGQRHQTTNVNTNFLNAEGGGATRPETSHPSSTRPQTGQIVHHDKLGTITESKQSAPPYAPSAGITTVPKQGSNQPNSPSQPHPLGNHHRHNSAQTHTVNSSQPNSNQPNRPSQTSLPWSHPSSTSNHPASQGLPPPPIGFKNHVYPSYSPPIHQQNSMPMGNPYALHYSGNVQTTGPIYNPQPQMFAQPAMQPFVPGQTVLIMQPDHGSGRNIGDMVKEALIYSTINAGINRLINPVHTRVESKPDSPPTTTTHITYNNYYTDSTVPQGTVNGGIGTVPAGNIPTGNIATGNMANGNGVAPTMQSTPTTKNQTNLSAGSNLNNNALYKISDNEIFKITEDMFAMSNDISKYIKLNLQKQSTSTNVTDEAKQPLFQVDPAVLAYPSIYVTHTLYDNYEHDFQQKINRTQGIREHENLLIDTYLNTNVMAMAMQWLGDRGFIDPDDFERKDVLRRIWFTTFSGSTCGFERVFESENYGTAIIGVQDWLYFANRESSMRINYMGYMNQLKLGNNASLLKLNFEMDGIVRPNATIFVGTTPELEMALYTICFYVRSNDLCPISLGGTRFDIYTHSFLYFGNLVLDLGIPVFKIE